A single window of Hymenobacter sp. APR13 DNA harbors:
- the nuoK gene encoding NADH-quinone oxidoreductase subunit NuoK — protein sequence MDQNIPQVIQTVPLQYYVFFAAALFSIGVLGVLTRRNAIIIFMCVELMLNAVNVLLTAFSAYRADPNGQVFVFFIMAVAAAEVAVGLAIIVMIYRNLQNTDVNLLNRLKF from the coding sequence ATGGACCAGAACATACCGCAGGTTATCCAAACGGTTCCTCTTCAGTACTACGTCTTCTTCGCCGCCGCCCTATTTTCCATCGGGGTGCTGGGCGTACTCACGCGGCGCAACGCCATCATCATCTTCATGTGCGTGGAGCTGATGCTGAACGCCGTAAACGTGCTGCTGACGGCCTTCTCGGCCTACCGCGCCGACCCCAACGGGCAGGTATTCGTGTTCTTCATCATGGCCGTGGCCGCCGCCGAAGTGGCGGTCGGGCTGGCTATCATCGTGATGATCTACCGCAACCTGCAGAATACCGACGTTAATCTGCTCAACCGCCTGAAATTCTAG